The DNA region CTAAGTCTCCATGCGCTCTctgcaggggtttgatccctggtcagggaactggattccTCATGCTGCAGTTAAGATCCAATGCAGTCAAATATTGTTTTCTGAAAATGCAGTGTGCGTTAGCAACTGGTGTCCCCTGAGTGtttgtgatgttggaaaagggACTAACGTCTCCAATTaccttcccctccaccctcctctTCAGCGATCGTGAGAAACCATACAGAGAATGGCCTTCGGTGTCCTTCCTGCATCGCTGCCTTTTCGGAAACATGCACTTCAACTCTCAAAGCGGTCTGCGTGGGTGAGGAAACCCACTGTGTCGCCGTGTCTGGCCTCGCACAGCCTGGTAAGGGGCACCTGGAATTCAGGAGGAGGGCACAGGGATTCCAGACAGTCCCAGAACTGCAGCCTCATTCTTCCAGATTCTAAGGGAGAGAGTGGCTCCAAAGATCTGGGGGAGAAGGTGGCTGGGGCACGTGACCCTGGACTAGGAGGAGGGAGGCACTGGAGATCCTGACTGTAGTCTACAATCCCCCCCCGCAGGTATCAGATTTGCGGCCCGGGGCTGTGGCACGGAGGCCGCCTGCCACAGCAAGCCTGGGACCCTGGTGCCCTCAGGCTCTCGTTTGTTGACCATCAAGAAGACCAGCTGTCGTCCAGGCCCCCAGGCTtctggcaaggctgagtgaggaacTGAGGCCCATGTGGTGTGTGGTCTCCATTCATTGTCAGCtgtgtttctagaaatttctaCAGTTCCCATGTGTCTATAAATTAAGCAAGTTAACAGAACGATCCTGAGTCTTTGTGATGTGATGCATTTCGGGGAGATGGGATGAGAAAAGCAGGGGTCTGAACCCTTGGGAACACTCTCtatggaagaaagaaatggaagatgcTGCCTTTTCTTAAGGGATTACTTCCTGCCTGGTCCCCATGCTAAGTGTTTTCCATGTAGTACCTCATTTCATAGTCACAACTCTGTGAAGCTGAAAGtattgcccccattttacagaactGACTGAGGCACGGATTGTGGTATCACTTGTCTTTGGTCAAACAGCTGGGAGGGTCAGACTCCAGAGTCCATGATCACCTCTCCTAGTTAACCTGTTCTTGCCCCAGAGTTGAAGTTTGTAAAATGCGGAGATAATAGCTATAACCTCAAAGGGTTGTCTTAAGAGTCCAATGAAAGAACACGTAAAAAGGACTTAGTGCAGTGCCTAGCacatttaaggggcttccctggtggctctgacggaaaagaatctgcctgccaatgtgggagacgtggttcacttcctgggtcaggaagatcccctggagaagggcatggcaacccactccatgatCTTTGCATGGAGAatctacggacagaggaggctgacaggctacagtccacggagtcacaaagggtcagacccCACTGAGTGCCTGAGCACCCTGCACTAGCGCCTTGAAGGCAGAGTGGGTTCTGGGACAATGTGTCTGGCCAAAGAGTTACCATCCTAATAGCTGCCACTTCCTCAGTGGCCATGTGTGGCAGCTACTAGACTTTGGCATCTATCAGGATAGTCTGGGTTATGCTACAGTAACAAACAAGTCCCTaaactcagtggtttaaaacaCCAAAGTTGTATTAGTC from Cervus elaphus chromosome 4, mCerEla1.1, whole genome shotgun sequence includes:
- the LOC122692773 gene encoding phospholipase A2 inhibitor and Ly6/PLAUR domain-containing protein-like, whose product is MNTENYMGSRRRCCQNDGCNQDPLPAIVRNHTENGLRCPSCIAAFSETCTSTLKAVCVGEETHCVAVSGLAQPGIRFAARGCGTEAACHSKPGTLVPSGSRLLTIKKTSCRPGPQASGKAESRRTPHPSGQLSPSTTTTESRLQKPLLCSQQSPCDEKPSHRNQSKHRSLTLENANVQE